In Cydia pomonella isolate Wapato2018A chromosome 1, ilCydPomo1, whole genome shotgun sequence, one genomic interval encodes:
- the LOC133522084 gene encoding lipopolysaccharide-induced tumor necrosis factor-alpha factor homolog isoform X1 codes for MNGSGPLLPHSYTQAQMQKKDNASMNQSLATAIGSAPVIKAGMSPLLGPENTLCECPFCFASIKTAVQYSTTSRTHMAAALWCLACCLCCVPYGSDSAKNADHYCPSCHRYLGTYEK; via the exons ATGAACGGGTCGGGCCCGTTGCTTCCTCACAGTTACACTCAAGCACAG ATGCAGAAGAAGGACAACGCCTCCATGAACCAGTCATTGGCGACGGCGATTGGCTCAGCACCTGTCATCAAGGCTGGG ATGTCGCCGCTGCTAGGCCCCGAGAACACGCTGTGCGAGTGTCCATTCTGCTTCGCGAGCATCAAGACCGCGGTGCAGTATAGCACTACATCTCGCACGCACATGGCCGCAGCCCTTTGGTGCTTGGCATG TTGCCTGTGCTGCGTGCCGTATGGATCGGACTCTGCCAAAAACGCGGACCACTACTGTCCCAGCTGTCATagatacttaggtacttacgaAAAGTAA
- the LOC133522084 gene encoding lipopolysaccharide-induced tumor necrosis factor-alpha factor homolog isoform X2 codes for MQKKDNASMNQSLATAIGSAPVIKAGMSPLLGPENTLCECPFCFASIKTAVQYSTTSRTHMAAALWCLACCLCCVPYGSDSAKNADHYCPSCHRYLGTYEK; via the exons ATGCAGAAGAAGGACAACGCCTCCATGAACCAGTCATTGGCGACGGCGATTGGCTCAGCACCTGTCATCAAGGCTGGG ATGTCGCCGCTGCTAGGCCCCGAGAACACGCTGTGCGAGTGTCCATTCTGCTTCGCGAGCATCAAGACCGCGGTGCAGTATAGCACTACATCTCGCACGCACATGGCCGCAGCCCTTTGGTGCTTGGCATG TTGCCTGTGCTGCGTGCCGTATGGATCGGACTCTGCCAAAAACGCGGACCACTACTGTCCCAGCTGTCATagatacttaggtacttacgaAAAGTAA
- the LOC133522102 gene encoding sodium-dependent phosphate transporter 1: MSSDMEPYASELLWFVIAGFVVAFVLAFGIGANDVANSFGTSVGSKVLTLTQACVLATIFEIAGAVLIGYKVSDTMRKGILDVSLYEGGGERLLAAGCLSALFAGALWLLLATALRLPVSGTHSIVGATVGFTLTAKGPVGVRWSTLGAIVLSWFISPALSGAVSAMLFWLVRRFILRAVAPLKAGLQALPYFYGATVAVNVISVVHDGPKLMAMDKIPVWAALVGSIALGAIAAGCVQVFLVPYYKRQLTKPTPVNFTLGVSNETTPINSPSHGNKNIVTLRPTSVHSEDGKILEAIAESAEMAVLDNLDHVSDEVREKNAKNRALLATMDDCSILSRSLSPPNRSNLMLMDGDSQINTLKYIDETLSYCKSLDSDQLAGMGESFGSRNGFLGDSCETIARGEFDRLSVTRAPIAGESDTPPPRTDKSPEPSGAWSVERDRVGGAARLPAITPNSSAVPLLRGSTPPPPPPVPQPEPEALKLFSFLQVLTATFGAFAHGGNDVSNAIGPLVALWLLYSEGGTHARAETPLAILVFGGVGIALGLWLWGRRVIQTVGEDLTNITPDTGFTIELGSALTVLVASKAGLPISTTHCKVGSVVCVGYFSDKAVDWSLFRNIIFAWVVTVPVVAGIAAITMLVLESFAV, from the exons ATGTCATCGGACATGGAACCCTACGCATCAGAGCTGCTTTGGTTCGTCATCGCCGGCTTCGTGGTGGCTTTCGTGTTGGCTTTCGGCATCGGTGCCAACGACGTGGCTAATTCCTTTGGTACCAGCGTCGGCTCTAAAGTCTTGACTCTGACGCAAGCTTGCGTGCTTGCCACCATCTTCGAGATAGCAGGAGCAGTGCTTATCG GATACAAGGTGTCGGATACAATGCGTAAGGGCATCCTGGACGTGAGTCTCTACGAGGGCGGCGGCGAGCGGCTGCTGGCGGCGGGCTGTCTGTCGGCGCTGTTTGCGGGCGCGCTGTGGCTGCTGTTGGCCACGGCACTGCGCCTGCCCGTCTCTGGCACGCACTCTATCGTCGGCGCCACCGTCGGCTTTACTCTCACTGCCAAGGGTCCGGTTGGCGTCCGCTGGTCCACGCTCGGCGCCATCG TTTTGTCGTGGTTTATCTCCCCGGCGCTGAGTGGCGCGGTGTCCGCGATGCTATTCTGGCTGGTGCGCCGTTTTATACTGCGCGCCGTTGCACCTTTGAAAGCGGGTCTCCAAGCGTTGCCTTATTTCTATGGAGCTACAGTCGCAGTCAACGTAATCAGCGTGGTTCACGATGGCCCTAAAC TGATGGCGATGGACAAAATACCTGTGTGGGCTGCGCTGGTTGGCTCCATAGCGCTGGGTGCCATAGCAGCTGGCTGCGTACAAGTATTTCTGGTCCCATACTACAAACGTCAATTGACCAAACCGACACCAGTCAATTTCACACTCGGTGTATCCAATG aaactaCGCCAATCAATAGTCCGAGCCATGGTAACAAAAACATCGTAACACTACGTCCGACTTCCGTTCACTCCGAGGACGGAAAAATACTCGAAGCTATAGCAGAGAGCGCCGAAATGGCCGTCCTCGATAATTTAGATCACGTGTCCGACGAAGTCAGGGAGAAGAACGCTAAAAATCGCGCGTTGTTAGCCACCATGGACGACTGCAGCATCCTGTCGCGCAGCTTGAGTCCGCCCAACCGATCTAACCTCATGTTGATGGACGGTGACTCTCAGATAAACACTCTCAAATACATTGACGAGACATTGAGCTACTGCAAAAGTTTGGATTCCGATCAGCTCGCTGGAATGGGGGAAAGTTTTGGTTCGCGTAACGGATTCTTAGGGGATTCGTGCGAAACTATTGCACGTGGTGAATTCGATCGGCTCTCTGTCACCCGAGCTCCGATTGCAGGAGAATCTGACACTCCACCTCCGCGAACTGACAAA AGTCCGGAGCCATCGGGTGCATGGAGCGTGGAGCGCGACAGGGTGGGTGGGGCAGCTCGGCTGCCCGCCATCACCCCCAACTCCAGCGCGGTGCCGTTGCTGCGCGGGAGcacgccgccgccaccgccgccagTACCGCAGCCCGAGCCCGAGGCGCTTAAACTTTTCTCATTTCTGCAAGTTCTGACAGCTACGTTCGGCGCATTTGCTCACGGCGGCAATGACGTCAG CAACGCAATAGGGCCGCTAGTGGCACTGTGGCTGCTGTACTCGGAGGGCGGCACGCACGCGCGCGCGGAGACGCCGCTGGCCATCCTGGTGTTCGGCGGTGTGGGCATCGCGCTAGGCTTGTGGCTCTGGGGTCGACGCGTCATTCAAACCGTGGGCGAGGACCTCACAAACATCACTCCTGACAC CGGCTTCACCATCGAGCTGGGTTCGGCGCTGACGGTGCTGGTGGCCAGCAAGGCGGGTCTCCCTATTTCCACTACGCACTGTAAGGTCGGATCCGTCGTATGCGTCGGGTACTTCTCCGATAAGGCCGTAGACTGGAGTCTTTTTAG GAACATAATCTTCGCATGGGTGGTGACCGTCCCTGTGGTAGCAGGCATTGCCGCAATTACCATGTTGGTTCTTGAATCGTTTGCCGTCTAA